A window from Drosophila yakuba strain Tai18E2 chromosome 3L, Prin_Dyak_Tai18E2_2.1, whole genome shotgun sequence encodes these proteins:
- the LOC26536164 gene encoding uncharacterized protein LOC26536164 codes for MKFLFVFVALFAVALAAPSDDVVLKYDSDNIGVDGYNYAYETSNGIAAQEAGQLKDIGDEHVLNVQGSYSYTAPDGQSISVTYIADENGFQPQGAHLPVAYGGGNGQMGTLGLESVLIGDVVDGVGLAIIGHKGEGTLDGEGLQFRASVLQLTLLLSSNTIAGLETVGEQGEGSVNDSGLVFSASVLQNTFLADAGAIASLHVGAPRVCLLNSIVIFESSTINNVFKMKFAIVLFALFAVALAAPSDVTVLRSDSEVGPLSYKFGSELSDGTKKDEEGQLKNVGSEQEAIVVHGSYSYVADDGQTYTVTYVADENGFQPQGAHLPVAPVA; via the exons ATGAAGTTCCTCTTCGTTTTCGTCGCCCTCTTCGCCGTGGCCCTGGCTGCTCCTTCTGATGATGTCGTCTTGAAATATGATTCGGATAATATTGGAGTCGATGGCTATAATTATGC TTACGAGACCAGCAATGGTATTGCTGCTCAGGAGGCGGGTCAGCTGAAGGATATCGGAGACGAGCATGTCCTCAACGTCCAGGGTTCCTACTCCTACACGGCCCCAGATGGCCAGTCCATCAGCGTCACCTACATCGCCGATGAGAACGGATTCCAGCCCCAGGGTGCCCATCTGCCCGTTGCTTA CGGTGGGGGCAACGGGCAGATGGGCACCCTGGGGCTGGAATCCGTTCTCATCGGCGATGTAGTTGACGGTGTAGGTCTGGCCATCATCGGCCACAAAGGAGAAGGAACCCTTGACGGCGAGGGCCTCCAGTTCCGTGCCAGCGTTCTTCAGCTGACCCTGCTCCTGAGCAGCAATACCATTGCTGGTCTCGAAACTGTTGGAGAACAGG GAGAAGGATCCGTGAACGACAGCGGCCTCGTGTTCAGTGCCAGCGTTCTTCAAAACACCTTTCTGGCTGATGCTGGTGCCATCGCTAGTCTCCACGTCGGAGCTCCACGTGTCTG CCTCCTTAACAGCATAGTAATCTTTGAGTCTTCAACGATCAACAACGTCTTCAAAATGAAATTCGCCATCGTCCTGTTCGCCCTCTTCGCTGTGGCCCTGGCTGCTCCATCTGATGTCACCGTCCTGCGATCTGATTCCGAGGTTGGACCCCTCAGCTACAAATTTGG TTCGGAGCTCAGCGACGGTACCAAGAAGGACGAGGAGGGTCAGCTGAAGAACGTGGGCTCCGAGCAGGAGGCCATCGTTGTGCACGGCTCCTACTCCTATGTGGCCGATGACGGTCAGACCTACACCGTCACCTACGTCGCCGATGAGAACGGATTCCAGCCCCAGGGTGCCCATCTGCCCGTTGCCCCGGTCGCTTAA
- the LOC26535774 gene encoding larval cuticle protein 65Ag1, with amino-acid sequence MKCAIAIVFAALFAVVLAAPTSDADATVLRLESDVQPEGYNFALETSDGKKHEEQGQLKNVGTEQEAIVVRGSYSFVADDGQTYTVNYIADENGFQPEGAHLPNVPIGN; translated from the exons ATGAAGTGCGCAATTGCCATCGTCTTCGCCGCCCTCTTCGCCGTCGTCCTGGCCGCCCCCACTTCCGATGCGGATGCCACCGTCCTGCGCCTGGAGTCCGACGTCCAGCCCGAGGGCTACAACTTCGC TCTGGAGACCAGCGATGGCAAGAAGCACGAGGAGCAAGGTCAGCTGAAGAACGTGGGCACCGAGCAGGAGGCCATCGTGGTGCGCGGCTCCTACTCCTTCGTGGCCGATGACGGTCAGACCTACACCGTCAACTACATCGCCGATGAGAACGGATTCCAGCCCGAGGGTGCCCATCTGCCCAATGTGCCCATTGGCAACTAA
- the LOC6533172 gene encoding endocuticle structural protein SgAbd-6 has protein sequence MMKLMLVVSSMAVLLALASARPQNDVEVLEYESENTGLGGYKFSYKLSDGTSRTEEGVVNNAGTDNESISIRGSVTWVAPDGQTYTINFVADENGFQPEGAHLPK, from the exons ATGATGAAATTG ATGCTAGTCGTTAGCTCGATGGCCGTGCTCCTGGCCCTGGCCAGTGCCCGTCCCCAAAATGATGTGGAAGTTCTGGAGTACGAATCGGAGAACACTGGCCTCGGCGGCTACAAGTTCAGCTACAAATTAAGCGATGGCACCAGTCGCACGGAGGAGGGCGTGGTCAACAACGCGGGCACCGACAACGAATCCATATCCATCCGCGGATCCGTCACCTGGGTGGCTCCCGATGGTCAAACCTACACCATTAACTTTGTGGCCGACGAGAACGGTTTTCAGCCGGAGGGCGCCCATCTGCCCAAGTAG
- the LOC6533164 gene encoding endocuticle structural protein SgAbd-6, with the protein MHSSSICVLAICAFVLVSSIGAAPLDDSQHATILRYDNDNIGTDGYNFGYETSDGVTRQEQAELKNAGTDQEALSVRGSVSWVAPDGQTYTLHYIADENGFQPQGDHLPHN; encoded by the exons ATGCACTCCTCCAGCATCTGTGTCCTCGCCATTTGTGCCTTCGTTTTGGTCTCCTCCATTGGAGCTGCTCCTCTGGACGACTCCCAACATGCCACCATCCTGAGAtacgacaacgacaacattGGCACTGATGGCTACAACTTCGG GTATGAGACCAGTGATGGTGTCACCCGCCAGGAGCAGGCTGAGCTCAAGAACGCCGGCACCGACCAGGAGGCGCTCAGTGTGCGCGGCTCCGTCAGCTGGGTGGCTCCCGATGGCCAGACCTACACCCTGCACTACATTGCCGATGAGAACGGTTTCCAGCCCCAGGGCGACCATCTGCCCCACAACTAA
- the LOC6533163 gene encoding endocuticle structural glycoprotein ABD-5 — protein sequence MQSNLMWLVALMAIGICLALPAGEDAQAETLKLESENTGDKYSFAYETSNGISRTETGEVKPGAGEEDGSLSVQGSTSWSAPDGKKYEISFTADETGYHPKFRLVA from the exons ATGCAATCGAACTTAATGTGGCTGGTAGCCTTGATGGCAATTGGCATCTGTTTGGCTTTGCCCGCTGGTGAGGATGCCCAGGCGGAGACCCTCAAACTGGAGAGCGAGAATACTGGCGACAAATATTCCTTTGC CTATGAGACGAGCAACGGAATCTCACGCACGGAGACAGGAGAGGTAAAACCTGGAGCCGGTGAAGAGGATGGCTCCTTGTCTGTCCAAGGATCGACCAGCTGGTCAGCTCCAGATGGCAAAAAATACGAGATTAGTTTCACGGCCGACGAGACTGGCTACCATCCCAAGTTCAGGCTGGTAGCCTAG
- the LOC6533166 gene encoding larval cuticle protein 65Ag1: MKFTIAIAFTCLLASALAAPPAIQQDAQVLRFDSDVLAEGYKFAVETSDGKSHQEEGQLKDVGTDHEALVVRGSYAYVGDDGQTYSIQYLADENGFQPEGAHLPRPVQ, encoded by the exons ATGAAGttcaccatcgccatcgccttcACCTGTCTCCTTGCCAGCGCCCTGGCCGCTCCTCCAGCCATCCAGCAGGATGCTCAGGTGCTGCGATTCGACAGCGATGTCCTGGCCGAGGGCTACAAGTTCGC CGTGGAGACGAGCGATGGAAAGTCACACCAGGAGGAAGGCCAGCTGAAGGACGTGGGCACCGACCACGAAGCCCTCGTGGTCCGCGGATCCTATGCCTATGTGGGTGACGATGGTCAGACGTACAGCATCCAGTACCTGGCCGATGAGAACGGTTTCCAGCCCGAGGGTGCCCATCTGCCCAGGCCCGTTCAGTAA
- the LOC6533168 gene encoding larval cuticle protein 65Ab1 has translation MEHQTVSNFLSSSNMKFLFVFVALFAMALARPNDVVVLKSDSDVGPDTWSSDVETSDGTSISQKGVLKNAGTEHEAAVVHGSFSWVDEKTGEKFTITYVADENGYQPVGAHLPVAPVA, from the coding sequence ATGGAGCATCAGACAGTCAGCAACTTTCTATCCAGCTCCAACATGAAGTTCCTCTTCGTATTCGTCGCCCTCTTCGCCATGGCCTTGGCCCGCCCCAACGACGTCGTGGTCCTGAAGAGTGATTCCGATGTCGGACCAGACACATGGAGCTCCGACGTGGAGACTAGCGATGGCACCAGCATCAGCCAGAAAGGTGTTTTGAAGAACGCTGGCACTGAACACGAGGCCGCTGTCGTTCACGGATCCTTCTCCTGGGTGGATGAGAAGACCGGCGAGAAGTTCACCATCACCTACGTGGCTGACGAGAACGGATACCAGCCCGTGGGCGCCCATCTGCCCGTGGCCCCAGTTGCTTAA
- the LOC26534575 gene encoding larval cuticle protein 65Ab1, protein KRRSQKRQTINELIIGPFTDPYTFLETSDGTSIKQEGSLKNVGTDQEAAVVRGSFSWVDEKTGEKFTTNYVADDNGYQPVGDHLPVA, encoded by the coding sequence AAACGTCGTAGCCAGAAGAGACAGACTATAAATGAACTGATTATAGGCCCATTTACAGACCCTTACACATTTTTGGAGACTAGCGATGGCACCAGCATCAAACAGGAAGGTTCCCTTAAGAACGTTGGCACTGATCAAGAGGCCGCTGTCGTTCGCGGATCCTTCTCCTGGGTGGATGAGAAGACCGGCGAGAAGTTCACCACCAACTACGTGGCTGATGATAACGGATACCAGCCCGTGGGCGACCACCTGCCCGtggcttaa
- the LOC6533165 gene encoding endocuticle structural protein SgAbd-6: protein MAGLTLLFGLILASFCACSSNAADTAQILRYDNENLDSDGYAFSFETSDGISREERATLKNPGTPEEAIAVQGSVNWVGPDGVHYKLNYLADENGFQAQGEHLPQVEH from the exons ATGGCGGGACTAACACTGCTGTTCGGCCTAATCCTGGCCAGCTTCTGCGCGTGCTCCTCAAATGCCGCCGATACCGCCCAGATACTGAGATACGACAATGAAAACTTGGACAGCGATGGCTATGCCTTCTC ATTTGAGACTAGCGATGGTATCTCGCGCGAGGAGAGAGCCACACTGAAAAATCCTGGTACTCCCGAGGAGGCAATCGCCGTCCAGGGCAGCGTCAATTGGGTGGGACCCGATGGTGTCCACTATAAGCTGAACTATCTGGCCGATGAGAACGGTTTTCAGGCTCAGGGCGAACATCTTCCGCAGGTGGAGCACTGA
- the LOC26534877 gene encoding larval cuticle protein 65Ag1: MKFLIVFVALFAVALAAPPQNQEAQILRSESDVGPDSFKYDWETSDGQAAQAEGHLNNVGTENESLAVHGSYRFVADDGVTYEVKYIADENGFQPQGAHLPVAPVA, from the exons ATGAAATTCCTGATTGTCTTCGTCGCCCTCTTCGCCGTGGCTCTGGCTGCTCCTCCACAAAACCAAGAAGCCCAAATCCTGCGGTCCGAGTCTGATGTTGGACCCGATAGCTTCAAATACGA CTGGGAGACTTCCGATGGACAGGCTGCTCAAGCTGAGGGTCATCTGAACAACGTTGGAACTGAGAACGAGTCTCTCGCCGTCCATGGATCCTACAGGTTCGTTGCTGACGATGGTGTCACCTACGAGGTTAAATACATCGCCGATGAGAACGGATTCCAGCCCCAGGGTGCCCATCTGCCCGTTGCCCCTGTGGCCTAA
- the LOC26535738 gene encoding larval cuticle protein 65Ag1: protein MKFAIVLFALFAVALAAPSDDVVLKQEFDNIGVDGFNYAFETSNGIAAQEQGQLKNAGTELEALAVKGSFSFVADDGQTYTVNYIADENGFQPQGAHLPVAPTA from the exons ATGAAATTCGCCATCGTCCTGTTCGCCCTCTTCGCTGTGGCCCTGGCTGCTCCTTCTGATGATGTCGTCCTGAAACAAGAATTCGATAATATTGGAGTCGATGGCTTTAATTATGC TTTCGAGACCAGCAATGGTATTGCTGCTCAGGAGCAGGGTCAGCTGAAGAACGCTGGCACGGAACTGGAGGCCCTCGCCGTCAAGGGTTCCTTCTCCTTTGTGGCCGATGATGGCCAGACCTACACCGTCAACTACATCGCCGATGAGAACGGATTCCAGCCCCAGGGTGCCCATCTGCCCGTTGCCCCCACCGCTTAG
- the LOC26535124 gene encoding larval cuticle protein 65Ag1 codes for MKFAIVLFALFAVALAAPSDVTVLRSDSEVGPLSYKFGSELSDGTKKDEEGQLKNVGSEQEAIVVHGSYSYVADDGQTYTVTYVADENGFQPQGAHLPVAPVA; via the exons ATGAAATTCGCCATCGTCCTGTTCGCCCTCTTCGCTGTGGCCCTGGCTGCTCCATCTGATGTCACCGTCCTGCGATCTGATTCCGAGGTTGGACCCCTCAGCTACAAATTTGG TTCGGAGCTCAGCGACGGTACCAAGAAGGACGAGGAGGGTCAGCTGAAGAACGTGGGCTCCGAGCAGGAGGCCATCGTTGTGCACGGCTCCTACTCCTATGTGGCCGATGACGGTCAGACCTACACCGTCACCTACGTCGCCGATGAGAACGGATTCCAGCCCCAGGGTGCCCATCTGCCCGTTGCCCCGGTCGCTTAA
- the LOC26534805 gene encoding larval cuticle protein 65Ag1 — MKFLIVFVALFAVALAAPPQNQEAQILRSESDVGPDSFKYDWETSDGQAAQAEGHLNNVGTENESLAVHGSYRFVADDGVTYEVKYIADENGFQPQGAHLPVAPEA, encoded by the exons ATGAAATTCCTGATTGTCTTCGTCGCCCTCTTCGCCGTGGCTCTGGCTGCTCCTCCACAAAACCAAGAAGCCCAAATCCTGCGGTCCGAGTCTGATGTTGGACCCGATAGCTTCAAATACGA CTGGGAGACTTCCGATGGACAGGCTGCTCAAGCTGAGGGTCATCTGAACAACGTTGGAACTGAGAACGAGTCTCTCGCCGTCCATGGATCCTACAGGTTCGTTGCTGACGATGGTGTCACCTACGAGGTTAAATACATCGCCGATGAGAACGGATTCCAGCCCCAGGGTGCTCATCTGCCCGTTGCCCCTGAGGCCTAA
- the LOC6533162 gene encoding protein lethal(3)malignant blood neoplasm 1 isoform X1, translating to MNLKLLAFVCALLHLGTLTHVLSAASTVRPYKFGFTIDEQQHRAEKRDERGIIMGEFGFITADGIYHVTVYATDEEGKFRIISMKSYPYAGPVGPKNVPVTTTPKVLLSSAPVALPKYNFNTEACSGCFLKKSPPKTEIRTLSQPLAPVQPAMNTYYTTKQAVTGHVSTQTSNSQSPSASTKIDYNVGVVEKLAPPVYPPLNLQLDEDAIRQAITYANRIPGPVAFTNQHATIPLASNIQSVAQHPSAGLKNINRSGVSSAKTVANSKTRPTLQLNPHQTPLLSSATTAGVSGVSANAPTGISPSIGGGSLGAGGPGGRIGSESGLGGASAGGKASGIGGGIGSGSGVGGVASGSKASGLGGGIGSGAGSASSATGDLYKFKYVLDYNGHEETGGRNGDKQGSYFAIGEDAVQRTIEYIANEFGFQPHVSWRKLDAKEALPKENSLKHYEFKWFTQE from the exons ATGAACCTTAAATTATTAGCGTTTGTTTGTGCT CTGCTCCACCTCGGCACCTTAACCCATGTCCTGTCGGCCGCGAGCACAGTGCGTCCCTACAAGTTCGGCTTCACCATCgacgagcagcagcatcggGCGGAGAAGAGAG ATGAACGCGGCATCATCATGGGCGAGTTTGGGTTCATCACCGCCGATGGAATCTATCACGTGACGGTTTACGCCACCGACGAGGAGGGCAAATTCCGTATAATCTCCATGAAGAGTTATCCTTATGCGGGTCCAGTTGGTCCAA AAAATGTTCCTGTGACAACGACCCCGAAGGTCCTGCTCTCTTCAGCTCCGGTGGCTCTGCCCAAGTACAACTTCAACACGGAGGCCTGCTCCGGTTGCTTCCTGAAAAAGTCCCCTCCCAAGACGGAAATTCGCACACTTTCACAGCCATTGGCTCCAGTTCAACCAG CAATGAACACATACTACACCACAAAGCAAGCTGTAACCGGACATGTTAGCACGCAGACCTCCAATTCGCAATCTCCGAGTGCCAGCACAAAGATCGACTAcaatgtgggcgtggtcgagAAGCTTGCACCACCAGTTTATCCGCCATTAAACCTTCAGTTGGACGAGGACGCTATAAGACAAGCTATTACATATGCCAACAGGATACCTGGCCCTGTGGCCTTTACCAATCAGCATGCAACGATTCCACTTGCCAGTAACATCCAATCCGTAGCACAACATCCGAGTGCGGGacttaaaaacattaatagaTCGGGAGTTTCCTCTGCGAAAACGGTGGCCAATTCGAAGACAAGACCCACACTCCAACTAAACCCACACCAAACACCTCTTTTGA GTTCAGCAACCACCGCAGGAGTTTCTGGAGTGTCAGCAAATGCACCAACCGGAATTTCTCCCT cCATCGGTGGAGGTAGTCTCGGTGCAGGAGGTCCTGGCGGAAGAATTGGTTCTGAAAGCGGCCTTGGAGGAGCCTCTGCTGGAGGCAAAGCCTCAGGAATTGGCGGTGGAATTGGATCTGGAAGCGGAGTTGGAGGAGTTGCTAGTGGAAGCAAAGCTTCAGGACTCGGCGGAGGAATCGGGTCTGGCGCTGGAAGTGCATCAAGTGCAACGGGTGATCTGTACAAATTCAAGTACGTCCTGGACTACAATGGACACGAGGAGACCGGCGGTCGCAATGGTGACAAACAGGGTAGCTACTTCGCCATCGGCGAGGATGCAGTGCAGCGGACCATTGAGTACATTGCGAACGAGTTTGGATTCCAGCCCCACGTCAGCTGGCGGAAATTGGACGCCAAGGAGGCGCTTCCCAAGGAGAATTCGCTGAAGCACTACGAGTTTAAATGGTTTACTCAGGAATAG
- the LOC6533167 gene encoding larval cuticle protein 65Ab1, translated as MEHQTVSNFLSSSNMKFLFVFVALFAMALARPNDVVVLKSDSDVGPDTWSSDVETSDGTSISQKGVLKNAGTEHEAAVVHGSFSWVDEKTGEKFTINYVADENGYQPVGAHLPVAPVA; from the coding sequence ATGGAGCATCAGACAGTCAGCAACTTTCTATCCAGCTCCAACATGAAGTTCCTCTTCGTATTCGTCGCCCTCTTCGCCATGGCCTTGGCCCGCCCCAACGACGTCGTGGTCCTGAAGAGTGATTCCGATGTCGGACCAGACACATGGAGCTCCGACGTGGAGACTAGCGATGGCACCAGCATCAGCCAGAAAGGTGTTTTGAAGAACGCTGGCACTGAACACGAGGCCGCTGTCGTTCACGGATCCTTCTCCTGGGTGGATGAGAAGACCGGCGAGAAGTTCACCATCAACTACGTGGCTGACGAGAACGGATACCAGCCCGTGGGCGCCCATCTGCCCGTGGCCCCAGTTGCTTAA
- the LOC6533169 gene encoding larval cuticle protein 65Ab1, with protein sequence MKFLLVFVALFAMALARPNDVVVLKSDSDVGPDTWSSDVETSDGTSISQKGVLKNAGTEHEAAVVHGSFSWVDEKTGEKFTINYVADENGYQPVGAHLPVAPVA encoded by the coding sequence ATGAAGTTCCTCCTCGTATTCGTCGCCCTCTTCGCCATGGCCTTGGCCCGCCCCAACGACGTCGTGGTCCTGAAGAGTGATTCCGATGTCGGACCAGACACGTGGAGCTCCGACGTGGAGACTAGCGATGGCACCAGCATCAGCCAGAAAGGTGTTTTGAAGAACGCTGGCACTGAACACGAGGCCGCTGTCGTTCACGGATCCTTCTCCTGGGTGGATGAGAAGACCGGCGAGAAGTTCACCATCAACTACGTGGCTGACGAGAACGGATACCAGCCCGTGGGCGCCCATCTGCCCGTGGCCCCAGTTGCTTAA
- the LOC26535152 gene encoding larval cuticle protein 65Ag1 encodes MYKRVGSELNQYHSHPALRDQHTSQKINMKFLIVFVALFALTAAGSFSKEAQIERQSSDVGPAGFSYDFSTTDGVAAQAAGLLKNAGTKDEALAVKGSFSFVADDGQTYTVTYVADENGYQPQGAHLPVAPTA; translated from the exons ATGTATAAAAGAGTTGGAAGTGAACTCAATCAATATCATTCGCATCCTGCTCTTCGAGATCAGCACACAAGCCAAAAAATCAACATGAAGTTCCTGATTGTCTTCGTCGCCCTCTTCGCCCTGACCGCCGCCGGCTCTTTTAGCAAGGAAGCTCAGATTGAGAGGCAGTCCTCCGATGTCGGACCCGCAGGCTTTTCCTATGA CTTTTCCACCACCGACGGAGTCGCTGCTCAGGCCGCCGGACTGCTGAAGAATGCTGGAACCAAGGATGAGGCCCTCGCTGTCAAGGGTTCCTTCTCCTTTGTGGCCGATGATGGCCAGACCTACACCGTCACCTACGTCGCCGATGAGAACGGATACCAGCCACAGGGTGCCCATCTGCCCGTTGCCCCCACCGCTTAA
- the LOC6533162 gene encoding protein lethal(3)malignant blood neoplasm 1 isoform X2: MNLKLLAFVCALLHLGTLTHVLSAASTVRPYKFGFTIDEQQHRAEKRDERGIIMGEFGFITADGIYHVTVYATDEEGKFRIISMKSYPYAGPVGPKNVPVTTTPKVLLSSAPVALPKYNFNTEACSGCFLKKSPPKTEIRTLSQPLAPVQPGSATTAGVSGVSANAPTGISPSIGGGSLGAGGPGGRIGSESGLGGASAGGKASGIGGGIGSGSGVGGVASGSKASGLGGGIGSGAGSASSATGDLYKFKYVLDYNGHEETGGRNGDKQGSYFAIGEDAVQRTIEYIANEFGFQPHVSWRKLDAKEALPKENSLKHYEFKWFTQE, from the exons ATGAACCTTAAATTATTAGCGTTTGTTTGTGCT CTGCTCCACCTCGGCACCTTAACCCATGTCCTGTCGGCCGCGAGCACAGTGCGTCCCTACAAGTTCGGCTTCACCATCgacgagcagcagcatcggGCGGAGAAGAGAG ATGAACGCGGCATCATCATGGGCGAGTTTGGGTTCATCACCGCCGATGGAATCTATCACGTGACGGTTTACGCCACCGACGAGGAGGGCAAATTCCGTATAATCTCCATGAAGAGTTATCCTTATGCGGGTCCAGTTGGTCCAA AAAATGTTCCTGTGACAACGACCCCGAAGGTCCTGCTCTCTTCAGCTCCGGTGGCTCTGCCCAAGTACAACTTCAACACGGAGGCCTGCTCCGGTTGCTTCCTGAAAAAGTCCCCTCCCAAGACGGAAATTCGCACACTTTCACAGCCATTGGCTCCAGTTCAACCAG GTTCAGCAACCACCGCAGGAGTTTCTGGAGTGTCAGCAAATGCACCAACCGGAATTTCTCCCT cCATCGGTGGAGGTAGTCTCGGTGCAGGAGGTCCTGGCGGAAGAATTGGTTCTGAAAGCGGCCTTGGAGGAGCCTCTGCTGGAGGCAAAGCCTCAGGAATTGGCGGTGGAATTGGATCTGGAAGCGGAGTTGGAGGAGTTGCTAGTGGAAGCAAAGCTTCAGGACTCGGCGGAGGAATCGGGTCTGGCGCTGGAAGTGCATCAAGTGCAACGGGTGATCTGTACAAATTCAAGTACGTCCTGGACTACAATGGACACGAGGAGACCGGCGGTCGCAATGGTGACAAACAGGGTAGCTACTTCGCCATCGGCGAGGATGCAGTGCAGCGGACCATTGAGTACATTGCGAACGAGTTTGGATTCCAGCCCCACGTCAGCTGGCGGAAATTGGACGCCAAGGAGGCGCTTCCCAAGGAGAATTCGCTGAAGCACTACGAGTTTAAATGGTTTACTCAGGAATAG
- the LOC26534941 gene encoding larval cuticle protein 65Ag1, with translation MKFLIVFVALFAVAAASEAEIIKFTSDVGPESFNYEYATSDSQSANAQGQLLYPNTDHESLSVQGAYKFVADDGVTYEVRYIADENGFQPQGAHLPVAP, from the exons ATGAAGTTCCTCATCGTCTTCGTCGCCCTCTTCGCAGTTGCTGCCGCTTCTGAGgctgaaattataaaatttacttCCGACGTTGGACCTGAGAGCTTCAACTACGA GTATGCGACCAGTGACAGCCAGTCTGCTAACGCCCAGGGACAATTGCTATACCCTAACACAGATCACGAGTCCCTTTCTGTCCAGGGAGCCTACAAATTCGTTGCTGATGATGGTGTCACCTACGAGGTTCGATACATCGCCGATGAGAACGGATTCCAGCCCCAAGGAGCTCATCTGCCCGTTGCTCCCTAA
- the LOC26535405 gene encoding larval cuticle protein 65Ag1, giving the protein MKFLIVFVALFAVALAAPPQNQDAQILRLESDVGPDSFKYDWETSDGQGAQAEGHLNNVGTENESLAVHGSYKFVGDDGVTYEVAYIADENGFQPQGAHLPVAPEA; this is encoded by the exons ATGAAATTCCTGATTGTCTTCGTCGCCCTCTTCGCCGTGGCTCTGGCTGCTCCTCCACAAAACCAAGATGCCCAAATCCTGCGGTTGGAGTCCGATGTTGGACCCGATAGCTTCAAATACGA CTGGGAGACTTCCGATGGACAGGGTGCTCAAGCTGAGGGTCATCTGAACAACGTTGGAACTGAGAACGAGTCTCTCGCCGTCCATGGATCCTACAAATTCGTTGGTGACGATGGTGTCACCTACGAGGTTGCATACATCGCCGATGAGAACGGATTCCAGCCCCAGGGTGCTCATCTGCCCGTTGCCCCTGAGGCCTAA
- the LOC6533170 gene encoding larval cuticle protein 65Ab1, translated as MKFLFVFVALLAMALARPNDVVVLKSDSDVGPDTWSSDVETSDGTSISQKGVLKNAGTEHEAAVVHGSFSWVDEKTGEKFTINYVADENGYQPVGAHLPVAPVA; from the coding sequence ATGAAGTTCCTCTTCGTATTCGTCGCCCTCTTAGCCATGGCCTTGGCCCGCCCCAACGACGTCGTGGTCCTAAAGAGTGATTCCGATGTCGGACCAGACACGTGGAGCTCCGACGTGGAGACTAGCGATGGCACCAGCATCAGCCAGAAAGGTGTTTTGAAGAACGCTGGCACTGAACACGAGGCCGCTGTCGTTCACGGATCCTTCTCCTGGGTGGATGAGAAGACCGGCGAGAAGTTCACCATCAACTACGTGGCTGATGAAAACGGATACCAGCCCGTGGGCGCCCATCTGCCCGTGGCCCCAGTTGCTTAA
- the LOC6533171 gene encoding larval cuticle protein 65Ag1: protein MKCILVFACLLIALCLAAPAPDAEIVNQVSDVNADSYSYKFETSDGTKQEQHGSLKNLGPEDDALQVAGSYSFVDQDGQTHTINYVADENGFQPQGEDIPQL, encoded by the coding sequence ATGAAGTGCATCCTTGTGTTCGCCTGCCTTTTAATTGCCCTGTGCctagctgctcctgctccggaTGCAGAGATTGTTAACCAGGTGTCCGATGTCAATGCCGATAGCTATAGCTACAAGTTTGAGACGAGCGATGGCACcaagcaggagcagcacgGATCACTGAAGAATCTTGGTCCCGAGGACGATGCCTTGCAGGTGGCCGGATCCTATAGCTTCGTGGATCAGGACGGACAGACGCATACCATTAACTACGTGGCGGATGAGAACGGATTCCAACCACAAGGCGAGGATATTCCCCAACTTTGA